AAACTAAAATTTTATACTAATCATCTTATTTTAAACTTTTACCTTTCTGGCATTGTTGCTGTAATAAAGTTTTTATAACTTTCCAAACGTTGTTTATACTTATCAGTTTTTTTCATATCTGCAATTGTAGATATAGTCTTTCCAACATCATCACCGTGCTTAAATTTCCCAGATAAAGTATCATGTGCATGTTCTAACTGTTCTTCTGGAAATTCAAATTTTACCTTACCATCTACAATTTTAATGTCACCTTCAATACCACATAATTCGCAAA
The genomic region above belongs to Clostridium sp. AWRP and contains:
- a CDS encoding TFIIB-type zinc ribbon-containing protein, encoding MLFQKASYQGKEGVCPHCHSRNFYLDRESTHSICELCGIEGDIKIVDGKVKFEFPEEQLEHAHDTLSGKFKHGDDVGKTISTIADMKKTDKYKQRLESYKNFITATMPER